TACTTTACTGGGTTGGGAATGGTTTAGAGACCTGGGTATGGGAATAAAGGAAGTGGGGACAggtcatgaagctatgtatctgtTTACCCAAAATGGTTTTTATTGGTTGCTCCGCATATTCCAAGACAGACCTTTCCACAGAATATTTTGCAAACACCTTCCCCAAACTTTGAAGTATTTCCTATTAATCACACACCTGCTACTATTCAGCAGAGGTTACCTGGTGTTTTAACTTTTACCCAAAGTAACAAAATAACAGTTGCTGGAGTCTGCAAGATGGCAAATGTCACCTTAGCTGCTCTCTTTCTCTGCATCCTATTCAACAACCCTTCAAATGCAATAAGCCTCATTTTagagacaaagaaacagaaacacagcaaagtcaaaaaattagaaagaccTCCATTTAAAAATCAATCAACTGATATGAAGACTCTCTTTTCTTTAGCACTAAACCCCGCTATCCCTAGAGCAGTAACTCTGAACCCTTCTTCCCTGTGTCTGAATGACCTCTGTATGGAGCCCACATGAGGCATAGAGATGAGATGTTAATGTAGACCATTGGCACCTGAAGCCAGGACCTCCACAGCAATTCCAACACAAACTGATTTCAGGCTACTTGAACCTCTGAACCCTGAATCCCTGAAAGTCAACCACAGGAGTCTGAGAGAAAGATGAATGCTGACTCTGCTCCCACAAGATCCCTAAAGGACCCCAAGACTCTAAGAAACCAATAAAACAATCTCTTATAGACATATGAGAGTTTACGAcaataattgtaaaataaatcaacTGTCTGCAGTTGTGAGACTATTCTCATTCTCATACTCCCAGGAACCCAGTCTTGATCTCAATTGATAACCTATGTCTGTGGATTAGTCTATGTGCTATTATATTATGTGATTCTCTTACAGTATTTTCCATTATTTATGAATTTCTGAATCACTTTCTCCCTCATTTTAATGACTTATTTTCCCACTCctataaaaacaaatgttttcttctaagcaattataaaaatgtgtaaatttataaaaattataaagatttatttaatcttttctaattcaggaattactttatCTTTTAAAGAATATCTAAATTTCTCTCATGATACACAGATGCTCAAGCTAAAAACAAGTTCCCTATAATCACATGTACtgggaagaattaaaaaaaatggttttaagtAATCTAAAGACCAAAAGAATTACTTCAGAACTGTCTAAATgtttaacaaaacaaaattattattgggACTAAAATGTCCTAATTTATAGAGATAAGTTAGTTCCAACAATTGGTAACTATTGAAAATAATCAATACTTCCAAAATAAATTCTCAAGTTTTAATTTACTAATTATTGAAATGTATTTAAGTCACAGGAAATGTAAATAATATTACTGATTTAATCACAgtcttctgtattttctttcaaGAAACCCAAATTTCATTCCATaagaattttctttgtttaatgtTTCTAAGCAGTATTTCCCAATACAATCTACCTTAttcaatgaaatttttaaaaagtattaaatcttaaaaaaaagtattaaatctTGATAAGATATGAATTGACCAGAAGTTATATTTAAAAGGCAGGATACTCACAACTATACAATTCATATATAATCTggatctttaaaaataatcacagaAATAACAACTGAAATGAAACACACTTTGctaaataatttattgattagTTTTTAAGTCAAGCCTCAGAGGAGCAGCAAAGTATAGGAGCTTGAGACCTGCCTTCCAGGAAGCCAGAACCCATTCAATACAGAACACTACTGATGCTCCCTGGCATATTCATGAGTGATCTCAAGCAAAGatcaggagtaagcattgagcatcactgggtatggcccagaagtctaataaataaatataataagaacAGAATAGTGTCAAATACAATGAGAGACTGACCAATTCATATTCCATATTAATTTATACTTCTCTGACATTTATTTTAGGctgacttaaaataatttttatataataggaGAGAAAAGATACTAAACTAGAAGGAGGTAAAAAGCTTGGTTAATCAAAGGGTTCAAAGTCAGTAATATAGGATGAGTAAATCCAGATATGTTCTACTGCAGAATGTCTATAGGTAATGCTGTATTCTCTACTTAAACTTAAGAGGATATATATAGTGATTTTAATcatcaaaatttttaattatatgaaaaatcagaaaatataaaatttcaaaagagatttgcataattaaaaacaattgaactcttttttaaattattatgttaatatgtttaTTATGTAATTGACTAAAAAGTATACAActtatttcaggaccaagactattaagtggtgcttgcctttagtgctgtagtgctcactggatattttattcgatatttctttttgtattgttgtggtatttcaattccttttttcctgtcctctctcacacCGAGgttgagagtctctagaaggactacacccattttcggcttatttgatttttaccccactttgcttactctttcttcaaacaaaaccacataacttgaactatctaattccacctctcaaacagagggagaaataagggagggtaccaggaccaaccagatatatgatcactaagtagtaagctagacacagagggaaccgcttattctagcagcccggggggtgagggtagGGGGGTATGGGATGCGGggtgggaacgggggtggagggagggcaaattcggtgatgggaattcccctgattcaatgttaatatgtacctaaaatactactgtgaaagatatgtaagccaatatggtcaaaataaaaattattaaaaaacaaataaataaatgaaggttctttaaaaaaaagtatacaacTTAATCTGTGAAAAAATGGAAGGTAAAGATACTATCCCATTATATTGCTGCTATTTTTGAACTATTTTTAAGGGGTTTGGATctcacatggcagtgctcagaagttgttctgGGGGGCCCTAGGTGaccatatatacattttaaaatcaacTTTTTCAGTAATAAGAGTATTCATAGTAAGAAATCTACCAAatgtaatcaaaatataaaaaacaaatgcaCCCGCCAATTCAGACATGACTAGAGGAGCAGGTATTTAAACCTGCCTGGTGGAAAGGGAATGAACAGAGTGTGGGACAACATCTGACATTTGATGTCATGTAGACATGATAGTGCAACCAGAGAACAAAGATTTCAGGTTGGTGTTATTTCAATTCATTTTAGGCCCACattcagaaaataaagagaatgttATGAGATATGAACTTACAGGTTGGTTTACTAACTTAACTGGTAAACGATTTCAATAgaaaatctatttatatttatacaaagatCAGGAAAGAGAATTGGTTTGATGATCAATGTGGCTTTGTTCCTCCACCTTCATTCTTTCATGAGTGTTTTCTCTATCCAGACCAGTAGTCCTGCAGGCACATGAGGAACCACACAGAGCTGACTGAGTTCATCCTGTTGGGAATCCCACAGACCCAGGGAGTGGAGACGATGCTCTTTCCCCTCTTCTTGGTCATTTACCTCTTCACCCTAATAGGAAATTTACTCATTCTGACAGCAATTGTTTCCTACTCTGTCCTCCAtacccccatgtacttcttcttGGGGCTCCTGGCCATTTTGGATATAGTTTTACCAGCTGTAACTTGCCCCAAGATGttgatctatctctctggccagagtCGAGCCATTTCTTACAATGGCTGTGCCACACAGATCTTCTTCTATCATTTCCTGGGCTGTACTGAAGCTTGTCTCTATTCTGTAATGTCCTATGATCGTTTTGTGGCCATCTGTTACCCACTGAGATACTCCCTCATCATGAGACCCGGCGTCTGTGTGGGTTTGGTCATAGCAGCCTGGACACTGGGCTTCGTTCATGCCTCCATCCTGACTGCCTTCACTTTCAGCCTGACCTACTGTGGTCCAAATCACGTGGATTATTTCTTCTGTGACATCCCTGCTGTCTTGCCCTTGGCCTGTGATGATACCTCACTGGCCCAGGCAGTGGGCTCTGCAGCTGTAAGCtttctggttttattattttggagcATCATTTTCCTCTGTTACCTGCGCATTGCGATTGCCATTTTGCAGATGCGCTCAGCAGAGGGCAGGAAGAAAGCCTTCTCCACCTGCAGTGCCCACCTTGCTGCTGTCCTCTGTTACCTCGCTCCTGTGGTCATCATCTATCTGCAGCCCACACCCAACCCCTTGGTGGATGCCACAGTGCAAATATTTACTAATATTGTCTCTCCCATGCTGAACTCACTGATCTTTTCCTTAAGAAACAAAGATGTAAAAACATCCCTGAAAAAAGTGTTTTGCAAATATTTACTTCGAAAGAATAAATTATAGGACTGGATAATAGTGCAGTGAGTAAagtactagccttgcatgtggcctttcTATCTCCCTATATGGTAGTGGTCCCcaaacagagcaaggagtaagctcagTGTTtcaaacccaacaacaacaatgaatgcATTATGGAATTTGTGATGTAGAAAATATGTATGGAATAAGTGATGTAGAAAATATATTGTCTCACACTCTCCTTCTCATTCTTCTTCTTAACTAAGTGAATAACTGAAAATGTTTTCTCCTTTATATTTGGTTAagaaatatatagtttttttctaTAATCCATAGGAATCAGTGAATAAccctaataataaaattattattatcctATATTTATTagtgttgggtttcagtgatcaAGTAAACAGTGAGACACAAAACAAATTCCatgtatttgaaaaaattaacagctTTTAAAGTATGAGAATAAAGAATTGTATCCCATTGCCATGACCTTATTTGTAAGTAATTTCTGAAAATCAACTATAAGGTAGGGTTAAGGCAAAGtttccaatttctttcttacatttctttctattattattttcagaTAACATGGTCATAATAGTGTCATCATTTAGCTTTGTTGTACAAAATCATTGCACCTCACCACCACTACCTCCCAAACCTCTCTCCCATGGATCACACATTTGATCCCACTAGTCCCCATCTTCCTCACCTCCCACTCGACAACAATTAATAATGCGTAATCTTAGGTTTACAGTTCAAGGGTTTGTTGTCATTTGATACTGAACATTCTCTTGTTTATCTCCTAATACATCACCCAAGGTGACATCATGTAGTATTTGTCCCCATTTTAACTTTCTTCATTCCCCATGATTACTTCCACAGCAACCCATATTGCAGCAAACGACAAGATTTTATCTTCTTTACAGATGAATAGTATTCTTTTGCATGTATGTAATCTCAATGTTTTTCATTCATGCATGCATCATTAAGACATTGAGGTTGTTTCCTTATGCTGGCTATTGTGCTCAGTACTTGTATATCTTAAGTTAATAAGATGTACACCATAGAATAAGTACACCATACATAAGAGTGTACAGCACCCTTCAAGAGTGTACCCCTCCCACAACTGATGTTAcctgttttcctcccaccctcacccctgcctgtctccagGGCAagcaatttctctctttctctctcttctccccctccatctccctccttctctctctctctttctctctctttctcttcctttttccttattGTCACTGTGGCTTTTGATATTGTTAATAAGGGATGCCTTGAatagctctttctcctctttcagcaccaagttcttgttcagagtgatgcattccaactattattgtcatagtagaccaTTCTCTACATTATCTGTACAcaccactctttatggcaagcttcctatcctgGGCTGAATCTTatgacccttatctctattgtctatggatattattgtcatactatatcttgtttttttatataccacaaatgagtgattgTTCTATGtacatctctttccctctgacacaTTTCTCTCAGAATAGTCGTCTCCATATTCAAtcttgtataagcaaatttcatggcttcatttcctaacttctgcatagtattccattgttcagggatcctcaaactactGCCCATGAGTATCATCAGGCCTGTCAAGGACATTTGGCTGCTAAGTTTTTTTGCTGCCATTGCCTCCTGTTCTCCTTAACAGCAGACTCTTCCCAGGCctgcaagggtcctcaaactacccACCAAAATCAGGCCCATAGTTAGCCATTGAAATACtgataagtttgttgatttaactttacttgttcttaatTTTAAGTACTGTAtttgtccccccctttttttacttcaaaataatatatgtgcagtattcataggaatttgttcatagtttttacaAACTATAGTCTGGGGCTCTAAaagtctgaggaacagtgaactggccccagtTTTAAAAGTTCGAGAACTCTTGCATGATGAAAACttcaggctccaaaactaggacctggagagaAGCAGGTCAAGAAGCAGTagtcaatgcaggaaataattcacacagtgaaagtGGGCAAGAATGGGTTCAAGAATTCCAACACTCAAGgtaggaatcccaccacacaagccttcagctcctaagaaggaaagcagcttagtggaggaggGCCAATGAATGAGTGTCCTGCCTTCCTGAAacctaggtgttttttttttttagcaagaaccagaccacaccctatgGTAGAGAAGGAATACTAAGTAGGCCTCCTTACTTAGTAATCCAATCACCTAGGGTGGAGAACGAATACTGATTAGGGTAGGGCCCAGTTATCCAACACTCTGAAGATATACTACATTCTCTTTAGCCACCCATCTGTTATTGGatatctgggttatttccagattctagtattataaatagtgttgtgATAAAATGGAAATGCAGaggttgtttttgtattgttattttctgttcctagggtatatccctatgactggtattgctggatcacatggaagctcaaaatagggagaagaaatcaagaaacatttctttaagaaatacagatggccaaaggcacataaaaatgctctatatcaataataatcaggaagatgcaaaaatAAGATACTATCTCACACTAAGGAGACTGACAGACATTACATACgcgcaatacacacacacacacacacacacacacacacaatataaaaagaacaaccagtgctggcatggatgcagggagaaagggactcttctttttttctggaaagcaatataaatattcttctcctgcttttttttttttaatttttattgtgaccaaagtgcattacaaaatttttactgcattatttatggtacatagtgacaatgaacgaggggcattctcaccaccagtgctgccctcactccgcccctgttcccagtatgcatcccatatctttctcctctaccccccagtatgctagtgcagctggtctccactttacagcttgttgtagattgagaatctattccaccgtcattggagataaaaaggataagaaaaaggggagaaaaaatttggtgacaactaccaaaaaaagaaagaagagaaagaaaataaagaaaagaaaaatggaagaaaaaaattgacccagcaaataaaaataaaaataaatctctaaataataaccacaaaagtgaaaaagaaagagaaaagtggaagaaaaaaagagaaggaaaataaagtcaaaaactaacaaatcaaacaaaacaagaaagaaaaagtatgagtgctggagtggtagggtttggcgttccccccacttttttttttttttttttgcataggcacagtaagcattggggaagaaagggaattcctgtggcctaagagattcagggtttctccatccttgaagcatactatcatgggatcaagccctggctccatatatactcataaccccatcccaaaggcttttttgtgatgccaggaaagtttcctctcggttgtgtgtgagaaaatcaagccactgtagctagcaatcttggtatttgtgcgggttttaggtcagggtctaggatagattCTCTagattctagaggttcctatccatcattgtggtgttcagtcttctgtaacacttgctccctgtttttattcagtccctaagccgaagcctaggatattatggatccgaaggttctgctcagtctctgttgtccaagttggacctctgcaataagacatcttctcccactttttaacaaaattttaccTGCTTTCAAGTAACATGCCCACCAATAGTAAAAAGAGGGCTCCTTTGTCACCAAGACTGCCAAATTCTggttttaacaatttttttgatACTGCCATTTCCACTGGCATGAAATATTATACCATGGTTTTTTGAGTTTCAGTTTCCTAATAACAAGAGgtaatgtgtatatttttatatgtcaTTTCATATATCTTTACAGAGGATGCAATCAtttatttcctcttcccatttttatgagGTTATCAGGGATTTTTATTGTTGAACATTGTGGCTGCTTAATATATAATTAGAGTCAATACCTTATCTGacatatgtgaaaatattttctaagagtAATGGTTTTGGGGCTTATTATTTGtcgttattttgttgttgttgttgttgtttttctttatttttttgtgaattaCTTTCACAATACAAAAACTTTTTTAAGAAGTCAGAGCtagggtcgaagagatagcacagcagtagggtgtttgccttgcatgcagccaaatccaggatagacagtggtgcgaatcccagcattccaataTGCCTGCTccaaattatttctgagcactgagccaggagtagccccttagcaccaccgggtgtgacccaaaaacaaacaaaaaagtcagagctgtagtacagtgggtagggttcttgacttgcatgcgactgatcaggttttggtccctggcatcctatatggtcccctaaacacttctAGTGTAattactgagttcagagccagaagtgacacctggatgaatgctgctgggtgtggaccccaaaaaatgtttttaaattgatGTGATATAGTttcatttgtcttcttttttttttttttttttttttttgtattcttggctAATGGAATAAAATAATGAGAGATACTTCTGAGGACAAATCCTGAGAGCT
The sequence above is a segment of the Suncus etruscus isolate mSunEtr1 chromosome 8, mSunEtr1.pri.cur, whole genome shotgun sequence genome. Coding sequences within it:
- the LOC126015794 gene encoding olfactory receptor 148-like; its protein translation is MRNHTELTEFILLGIPQTQGVETMLFPLFLVIYLFTLIGNLLILTAIVSYSVLHTPMYFFLGLLAILDIVLPAVTCPKMLIYLSGQSRAISYNGCATQIFFYHFLGCTEACLYSVMSYDRFVAICYPLRYSLIMRPGVCVGLVIAAWTLGFVHASILTAFTFSLTYCGPNHVDYFFCDIPAVLPLACDDTSLAQAVGSAAVSFLVLLFWSIIFLCYLRIAIAILQMRSAEGRKKAFSTCSAHLAAVLCYLAPVVIIYLQPTPNPLVDATVQIFTNIVSPMLNSLIFSLRNKDVKTSLKKVFCKYLLRKNKL